From Variovorax sp. PMC12, the proteins below share one genomic window:
- a CDS encoding DEAD/DEAH box helicase has protein sequence MNFDELKLAPAILKAVHEHGYDSPTPIQAQAIPAVLEGHDLLGGAQTGTGKTAAFTLPMLHKLSMSRSATNKFGGVGIRALVLTPTRELAAQVEESVRTYGKYLQLDSTVIFGGVGMNPQISKLKKGVDILVATPGRLLDLQQQGMLDLSQVQMLILDEADRMLDMGFIHDVKKILALVPKEKQSLLFSATFSDEIRDLAATLLKNPQSIQVTPRNTTVQRITQVIHPVGRGKKKALLAHIINENKWSQVLVFTRTKFGANSVAEFLTKNGIEAMALHGNKSQSARTQALAGFKSGDIRALVATDIAARGIDIDELPHVVNYEIPNVSEDYVHRIGRTGRAGSSGEAVSFVCLDEEGFMQEIERFTKQTIPVQIVEGFGPEEGERAEPIAMGRQTIWGGAGRPPSRDVMQAAAKAARTEMLQRIRENKAGQGGGNGAGGGNGGGQRRGGGQGQGGGQARNANGGGQGQGPRGPGARAPQGRGPQGPARAPHHAPHQHQQAHQPHDERQPRHHGNSHSPTQANQVAHLRAEAVAGGAGQPDPLRTSVDHMGGGRGRGRPGGGGGGYGGNRSGGGGRSGGGGGGYGGGGGRSGGGGGRSFGR, from the coding sequence ATGAATTTTGACGAACTGAAGCTGGCCCCCGCCATCTTGAAGGCTGTGCACGAGCACGGCTACGACTCGCCCACCCCCATCCAGGCGCAAGCCATCCCCGCGGTGCTCGAAGGTCATGACCTGCTGGGCGGCGCACAGACCGGCACCGGCAAGACCGCCGCCTTCACGCTGCCGATGCTGCACAAGCTCAGCATGAGCCGCAGCGCCACCAACAAGTTCGGCGGCGTCGGCATCCGCGCCCTCGTGCTGACCCCCACCCGCGAACTCGCGGCCCAGGTCGAAGAGTCGGTGCGCACGTACGGCAAGTACCTGCAGCTCGACTCGACCGTGATCTTCGGCGGCGTCGGCATGAACCCGCAGATCAGCAAGCTCAAGAAGGGCGTCGACATCCTCGTGGCCACCCCCGGCCGCCTGCTCGACCTGCAGCAGCAGGGCATGCTCGACCTGAGCCAGGTCCAGATGCTGATCCTCGACGAAGCCGACCGCATGCTCGACATGGGCTTCATCCACGACGTGAAGAAGATCCTGGCCCTGGTGCCCAAGGAAAAGCAGAGCCTGCTTTTCTCGGCCACCTTCAGCGACGAGATCCGCGACCTGGCCGCCACGCTGCTGAAGAACCCGCAGAGCATCCAGGTCACGCCGCGCAACACCACCGTGCAGCGCATCACCCAGGTGATCCACCCCGTGGGCCGCGGCAAGAAGAAGGCGCTGCTCGCGCACATCATCAACGAGAACAAGTGGAGCCAGGTGCTCGTGTTCACGCGCACCAAGTTCGGCGCCAACAGCGTGGCCGAATTCCTCACCAAGAACGGCATCGAGGCGATGGCGCTGCACGGCAACAAGAGCCAGAGCGCCCGCACGCAGGCGCTGGCCGGCTTCAAGAGCGGCGACATCCGCGCGCTGGTGGCCACCGACATCGCGGCTCGCGGCATCGACATCGACGAGCTGCCGCACGTGGTGAACTACGAGATCCCGAACGTCAGCGAAGACTACGTCCACCGCATCGGCCGCACCGGCCGCGCCGGTTCGAGCGGCGAGGCCGTGAGCTTCGTGTGCCTGGACGAAGAAGGCTTCATGCAGGAAATCGAACGCTTCACCAAGCAGACGATTCCCGTGCAGATCGTCGAGGGCTTCGGCCCTGAGGAAGGCGAGCGCGCCGAGCCCATCGCCATGGGCCGCCAGACGATCTGGGGCGGCGCCGGCCGTCCGCCGAGCCGCGATGTGATGCAGGCAGCCGCCAAGGCCGCCCGCACCGAGATGCTGCAACGCATCCGCGAGAACAAGGCCGGCCAGGGTGGCGGCAACGGCGCTGGCGGCGGCAACGGCGGCGGTCAGCGCCGCGGCGGCGGCCAGGGCCAGGGCGGCGGCCAGGCCCGCAATGCCAACGGCGGCGGACAAGGCCAGGGCCCGCGCGGCCCGGGTGCCCGCGCACCGCAAGGCCGCGGCCCGCAAGGTCCGGCACGCGCACCGCACCATGCACCGCATCAGCATCAGCAAGCCCATCAGCCGCATGACGAGCGCCAGCCGCGCCATCACGGCAACAGCCACAGCCCGACGCAAGCCAACCAGGTCGCGCACCTGCGTGCCGAAGCGGTCGCTGGCGGCGCAGGCCAGCCGGATCCGTTGCGCACCAGCGTCGACCACATGGGTGGCGGCCGCGGACGCGGTCGTCCGGGCGGCGGCGGCGGTGGCTACGGCGGCAACCGTTCGGGCGGCGGTGGCCGCTCGGGTGGCGGCGGTGGTGGCTATGGCGGCGGTGGCGGCCGCTCCGGTGGCGGCGGTGGCCGTTCCTTCGGCCGCTGA
- a CDS encoding endonuclease/exonuclease/phosphatase family protein: MQYIPPNYATLFVATCNLLNLANPNRTYYENQDAYNEREYERKIDWTGERFQALNADVLAVQEVWDEAALKAAIARSGLRYDFVSVPGAENTPPPGSPAGTPARPGAQGTPRVGIATRLKVDEVRSFVDFPPGFGVEVPGLGAHTRFERPPLLVTVRMKHGQQVHVLTVHLKSKRPKFLQDAQGNHLEDRDDRKVGVMASLRSLLMRGAEAAALRCIVIDLLQGTNVPLVVMGDFNDNPHSVTTQLVAATSEVAYDKAARDVALFNAYEMQGESALKKDVAYSHIHQGYPEVLDQILVSEEFVATSRHSLGDVRRVDYFNDHLHEGRDRSRSDHGFVRALLRLRTD; this comes from the coding sequence ATGCAATACATCCCGCCCAACTACGCCACCCTCTTCGTCGCCACCTGCAACCTTCTCAACCTCGCGAACCCGAACCGGACGTACTACGAGAACCAGGACGCCTACAACGAGCGTGAGTACGAGCGAAAGATCGACTGGACCGGCGAGCGATTCCAAGCGCTCAACGCCGACGTGCTGGCGGTGCAGGAGGTGTGGGACGAGGCGGCACTGAAGGCCGCCATCGCCCGCAGCGGCCTGCGCTACGACTTCGTGTCTGTGCCCGGCGCCGAGAACACGCCGCCGCCCGGCAGCCCCGCCGGCACGCCGGCCAGGCCGGGCGCGCAGGGCACGCCGCGCGTGGGCATCGCGACCCGGCTCAAGGTGGACGAGGTCCGCTCCTTCGTCGACTTCCCGCCAGGCTTCGGCGTCGAGGTGCCGGGCCTGGGCGCGCACACGCGCTTCGAACGCCCGCCCCTGCTGGTCACGGTGCGCATGAAGCACGGCCAGCAGGTGCATGTGCTCACGGTGCACCTGAAGTCCAAGCGCCCGAAGTTCCTGCAGGACGCCCAAGGCAACCACCTCGAGGACCGCGACGACCGCAAGGTGGGCGTGATGGCGTCGCTGCGCTCTCTGCTGATGCGCGGCGCGGAGGCCGCGGCCCTGCGCTGCATCGTCATCGACCTGCTGCAGGGCACGAACGTGCCGCTCGTGGTGATGGGCGACTTCAACGACAACCCGCACAGCGTGACCACGCAGCTCGTGGCGGCCACCTCCGAAGTGGCCTACGACAAGGCCGCGCGCGACGTGGCGCTGTTCAACGCCTACGAGATGCAGGGCGAGTCGGCGCTCAAGAAGGACGTGGCGTACTCGCACATCCACCAGGGCTATCCGGAGGTGCTCGACCAGATCCTGGTGAGCGAGGAATTCGTCGCCACCAGCCGCCACAGCCTGGGCGACGTGCGGCGTGTCGACTACTTCAACGACCACCTGCACGAAGGGCGCGACCGCTCGCGCTCCGACCACGGCTTCGTGCGCGCCCTGCTCAGGCTGCGCACGGACTGA
- a CDS encoding ABC transporter ATP-binding protein: MASVSFRNIQKSFGKVQIIKGLGFDITDGEFVVLVGPSGCGKSTLLRMLAGLEDISGGEIMIDGRVVNDLESKDRDIAMVFQSYALYPHMTVGENMGFSLRLRSAEKSVTEERVARAAKILNLDALLGRYPRELSGGQRQRVAMGRAIVRDPKVFLFDEPLSNLDAKLRVAMRAEIKALHQRLKTTTVYVTHDQIEAMTMADRIVVMHDGIVEQIGTPLDLYDRPDNLFVAQFIGSPSMNVIEGTVRRAGGECWVEAQGARWPVPPTTSAPDGQPVHYGVRPGDITLGGGPQSVAAKVIVVEPTGAETELLVQVGESRLVLAVHGRVDARPDEIVNLAIDTPRVHLFDRQTGRRMG, from the coding sequence ATGGCATCCGTTTCCTTTCGCAATATCCAGAAATCCTTCGGCAAGGTCCAGATCATCAAGGGCCTGGGCTTCGACATCACCGACGGCGAGTTCGTGGTGCTGGTCGGCCCCTCGGGCTGCGGTAAGTCGACCTTGCTGCGCATGCTCGCGGGCCTGGAAGACATCAGCGGCGGCGAGATCATGATCGACGGCCGCGTGGTCAACGACCTCGAGTCGAAGGATCGCGACATCGCCATGGTGTTCCAGAGCTACGCGCTGTATCCCCACATGACGGTGGGCGAGAACATGGGCTTCAGCCTGCGCCTGCGCAGCGCCGAGAAGTCGGTGACCGAAGAGCGCGTGGCGCGCGCCGCGAAGATCCTCAACCTCGACGCATTGCTCGGCCGCTATCCGCGCGAGCTCTCCGGCGGCCAGCGCCAGCGCGTGGCCATGGGCCGCGCCATCGTGCGCGACCCGAAGGTGTTCCTGTTCGACGAGCCGCTGTCCAACCTCGATGCCAAGCTGCGCGTGGCCATGCGCGCGGAGATCAAGGCGCTGCACCAGCGGCTGAAGACCACCACCGTCTACGTGACGCACGACCAGATCGAAGCCATGACCATGGCCGACCGCATCGTGGTGATGCATGACGGCATCGTCGAGCAGATCGGCACGCCGCTCGACCTGTACGACCGGCCCGACAACCTGTTCGTGGCCCAGTTCATCGGTTCTCCGTCGATGAACGTGATCGAGGGCACGGTGCGCCGCGCGGGCGGCGAGTGCTGGGTCGAGGCGCAGGGCGCGCGCTGGCCGGTGCCGCCCACCACATCGGCGCCCGATGGCCAGCCGGTGCACTACGGCGTGCGGCCCGGCGACATCACGCTCGGCGGCGGCCCGCAGTCGGTAGCCGCCAAGGTGATCGTGGTCGAACCTACGGGCGCGGAGACCGAACTGCTGGTGCAGGTCGGCGAGTCCCGCCTGGTGCTGGCGGTGCATGGCCGCGTCGATGCCCGGCCCGACGAGATCGTCAACCTGGCGATCGACACGCCGCGCGTGCACCTGTTCGACCGGCAGACCGGCCGCCGCATGGGCTGA
- a CDS encoding carbohydrate ABC transporter permease, translated as MKRWTPKAMATEAKLLLIGIPVLLWTLIPVYHMVLFAISSKDSATSGHLWPKNPTLDNFRIVFQQKHFYLDHFWLQLWNSLVIALSVGALTLFVATTAAFAISRLRVRGGRTVMNLALFTYFIPAAFLAVPMYKTMGNYGLLNSQWALILAMVTIASPYCIWVLKQASDKLPYELDEAARMDGASPLQLFRLVYLPLMVPSLVAVGTYSLLLAWNEYLYAFLLLSNDKSVTLAVALGNFLSADDSPWELLMATGLIYALPPAAIYYTFKRYMVGGLTAGAVKS; from the coding sequence ATGAAACGCTGGACCCCCAAGGCCATGGCGACCGAGGCCAAGCTGCTGCTCATCGGCATTCCGGTGCTGCTGTGGACGCTGATACCGGTCTACCACATGGTGCTGTTCGCGATCTCGTCGAAGGACTCCGCGACCTCGGGCCACCTGTGGCCCAAGAACCCGACGCTGGACAACTTCCGCATCGTGTTCCAGCAGAAGCATTTCTACCTCGACCACTTCTGGCTGCAGCTGTGGAACTCGCTGGTGATCGCGCTGTCGGTGGGCGCGCTCACGCTGTTCGTGGCCACCACCGCCGCCTTCGCCATCAGCAGGCTGCGGGTGCGCGGCGGCCGCACGGTGATGAACCTGGCGCTGTTCACGTACTTCATTCCGGCGGCCTTCCTGGCCGTGCCCATGTACAAGACCATGGGCAACTACGGGCTGCTGAACAGCCAGTGGGCGCTCATCCTGGCAATGGTGACCATCGCCTCGCCTTACTGCATCTGGGTGCTCAAGCAGGCGTCGGACAAGCTGCCCTATGAGCTCGACGAGGCCGCGCGCATGGACGGCGCCTCGCCGCTGCAGCTGTTCCGCCTGGTGTACCTGCCGCTGATGGTGCCGTCGCTGGTGGCGGTGGGCACCTATTCGCTGCTGCTGGCGTGGAACGAGTACCTCTACGCGTTCCTGCTGCTGTCCAACGACAAGAGCGTGACGCTGGCCGTGGCGCTTGGCAACTTCCTCTCGGCCGACGACTCGCCGTGGGAGCTGCTCATGGCCACCGGCCTCATCTACGCGCTGCCGCCCGCGGCGATCTACTACACCTTCAAGCGCTACATGGTGGGCGGGCTTACCGCCGGCGCCGTCAAGAGCTGA
- a CDS encoding carbohydrate ABC transporter permease: MSATATAAASTTPAPVVNPGARHARWQFWGAVMVVPYLLVFVVFVLYPVGYGLWLARHPQSYVKLVEDPIFFRSVINTAIFLVVAINLKMVVALVLSGFFVTSRWWIKIVAAIFILPWAMPSIPTILSIRFMLNPEWGVINSTIFRLTGADGPNWLNDPSLALAFAMIVHIWKSLPFWTLILVAGRLAIPTEQYEAASVDGASSWQKFRFVSWPALKTLYITSLILSMIWTLGDFNSVYLLTGGGPADLTHVLATLGIRYLRLDQVDLSMASIVVALPLVLPLVYFMMKRLSK; this comes from the coding sequence ATGAGCGCCACTGCCACCGCCGCCGCGTCGACCACACCGGCGCCTGTCGTCAATCCCGGAGCGCGGCATGCGCGCTGGCAGTTCTGGGGCGCGGTCATGGTCGTGCCCTACCTGCTGGTGTTCGTGGTGTTCGTGCTGTACCCGGTGGGCTACGGGCTCTGGCTCGCCCGCCATCCGCAAAGCTACGTGAAGCTGGTCGAAGACCCGATCTTCTTCCGCTCGGTGATCAACACGGCCATCTTCCTGGTCGTGGCGATCAACCTGAAGATGGTCGTGGCACTCGTGCTGTCGGGCTTCTTCGTCACTTCGCGCTGGTGGATCAAGATCGTCGCGGCGATCTTCATCCTGCCGTGGGCCATGCCCTCGATTCCCACCATCCTGTCGATCCGCTTCATGCTGAACCCGGAGTGGGGCGTGATCAACAGCACCATCTTCCGCCTGACCGGCGCCGACGGCCCCAACTGGCTCAACGATCCCTCGCTGGCGCTGGCCTTCGCGATGATCGTGCACATCTGGAAGTCGCTGCCGTTCTGGACGCTCATCCTCGTGGCCGGCCGCCTGGCCATTCCCACCGAGCAATATGAAGCGGCTTCGGTCGACGGCGCCTCGTCGTGGCAGAAATTCCGCTTCGTGAGCTGGCCCGCGCTCAAGACGCTCTACATCACCTCGCTCATCCTCTCGATGATCTGGACGCTGGGCGACTTCAACAGCGTGTACCTGCTCACCGGTGGCGGCCCCGCCGACCTGACGCACGTGCTCGCAACCCTGGGCATCCGCTACCTGCGGCTCGACCAGGTCGACCTGTCGATGGCATCCATCGTGGTGGCGCTGCCTCTGGTGCTGCCGCTCGTGTACTTCATGATGAAGAGGCTCTCGAAATGA
- a CDS encoding ABC transporter substrate-binding protein — translation MKLVKSLIAPTLVALGLIAAGNAAAQEKLTVWWVKGFYKAEDDALFAAIKKFEEKNKNVKIELSQYPIQDMIPKTVSALDSGSPPDVAYADVYDFQVTGKWAYDGKLEDISSVLTPMKDRFAPNTLETTYLYNDQTKAKAYYAFPIKQQTMHIEYWRDMLAEAGFKESDIPATWKEYWSFWCDKVQPASRKESGKRTFGIGQPMGVDSSDAFYSFLTFMDAYNVKLVDDNGKLLVDDPKVRTGLIGAMTDYTAPYTKGCTPPSSTSWKDPDNNVAFHNKTTVMTHNATISIAAKWLDDSTNASLTPEQREEARKNYTERIRTAGFPSKPDGSKMVYRTAVKTGVVFKDAKNKARAKEFVAFLMQEDNLTPYVEGSLGRWFPVTKAAQQRDFWKADPHRLSVYNQYAAGTVTFEFTKNYKFTVLNNENVWAKAMSRVVTDKVPVDKAVDEMIARIKTVAGQ, via the coding sequence ATGAAACTCGTCAAATCGCTGATCGCGCCGACGCTCGTCGCGTTGGGCCTCATAGCGGCGGGCAATGCCGCTGCCCAGGAAAAACTCACCGTCTGGTGGGTCAAGGGCTTCTACAAGGCGGAGGACGACGCACTGTTCGCCGCCATCAAGAAGTTCGAGGAGAAGAACAAGAACGTCAAGATCGAGCTGTCGCAGTATCCGATCCAGGACATGATCCCCAAGACCGTGTCCGCGCTCGACTCGGGCAGCCCACCCGACGTGGCCTACGCCGACGTGTACGACTTCCAGGTCACCGGCAAGTGGGCCTACGACGGCAAGCTCGAGGACATCAGCAGCGTGCTCACGCCCATGAAGGACCGCTTCGCGCCCAACACGCTGGAAACCACGTACCTCTACAACGACCAGACCAAGGCCAAGGCGTACTACGCGTTCCCGATCAAGCAGCAGACGATGCACATCGAGTACTGGCGCGACATGCTGGCAGAGGCCGGCTTCAAGGAGTCGGACATCCCGGCCACCTGGAAGGAGTACTGGTCGTTCTGGTGCGACAAGGTGCAGCCCGCCAGCCGCAAGGAAAGCGGCAAGCGCACCTTCGGCATCGGCCAGCCCATGGGCGTGGATTCGAGCGACGCCTTCTATTCGTTCCTGACCTTCATGGACGCCTACAACGTCAAGCTGGTCGATGACAACGGCAAGCTGCTGGTCGACGATCCGAAGGTGCGCACCGGCCTGATCGGCGCCATGACCGACTACACCGCGCCCTACACCAAGGGCTGCACGCCGCCTTCTTCCACCAGCTGGAAGGACCCGGACAACAACGTCGCGTTCCACAACAAGACGACCGTGATGACGCACAACGCGACCATCTCCATTGCAGCCAAGTGGCTCGACGACTCGACCAACGCCTCGCTCACGCCGGAGCAGCGCGAGGAAGCGCGCAAGAACTACACCGAGCGCATCCGCACGGCCGGCTTCCCGAGCAAGCCCGACGGCAGCAAGATGGTCTACCGCACCGCGGTGAAGACCGGCGTGGTGTTCAAGGACGCGAAGAACAAGGCGCGCGCCAAGGAGTTCGTCGCCTTCCTGATGCAGGAGGACAACCTCACGCCGTACGTCGAGGGCTCGCTGGGCCGCTGGTTCCCCGTGACCAAGGCCGCGCAGCAGCGTGATTTCTGGAAGGCCGACCCGCATCGCCTCTCGGTCTACAACCAGTACGCCGCCGGCACCGTGACCTTCGAATTCACCAAGAACTACAAGTTCACCGTGCTGAACAACGAGAACGTCTGGGCCAAGGCCATGAGCCGCGTCGTGACCGACAAGGTGCCGGTGGACAAGGCCGTGGACGAGATGATCGCCCGCATCAAGACGGTGGCGGGTCAGTAG
- a CDS encoding FadR/GntR family transcriptional regulator, whose product MIKNIHGRTLELLGEAVVSGRYAIGASIPAEPVLGEELGVSRTVVREAIKSLAAKGLIVTGPKVGTRVLPKDKWNWFDPDVITWQARAGLTPEFLRDLQDLRRVVEPAAVRLAAERASAKDIEEIEAAYAGMKEAVENGGEYVAFDLRFHNGLLSAAGNRMLSQMSKVLNALLRTSFEISTTKPDGPALSLPLHRAVLDAVIAHDPAKAELAIIRLIDGARQDIEDVLGSRRRLPRLSRPPPRLKAS is encoded by the coding sequence ATGATCAAGAACATCCACGGTCGAACGCTCGAGCTGCTCGGTGAAGCCGTGGTGTCGGGGCGTTACGCCATCGGTGCGTCGATCCCCGCGGAGCCCGTGCTGGGCGAGGAACTCGGTGTGAGCCGCACCGTGGTGCGCGAGGCCATCAAGTCGCTGGCGGCCAAGGGCTTGATCGTCACCGGCCCGAAGGTCGGCACGCGCGTGCTGCCCAAGGACAAGTGGAACTGGTTCGACCCCGACGTCATCACCTGGCAGGCGCGCGCCGGCCTCACGCCCGAGTTCCTGCGCGACCTGCAGGACCTGCGCCGCGTGGTCGAGCCCGCGGCCGTGCGGCTTGCCGCCGAACGTGCGAGCGCGAAGGACATCGAGGAGATCGAGGCCGCCTACGCGGGCATGAAAGAGGCCGTGGAGAACGGCGGCGAGTACGTCGCCTTCGACCTGCGCTTTCACAACGGGCTGCTTTCCGCCGCCGGCAACCGCATGCTCTCGCAGATGAGCAAGGTGCTCAACGCGCTGCTTCGCACCAGCTTCGAGATATCGACCACCAAGCCCGACGGTCCCGCGCTGTCGCTGCCCCTGCACCGCGCGGTGCTAGACGCCGTCATCGCGCACGACCCCGCGAAGGCCGAGCTGGCCATCATCCGCCTCATCGACGGCGCGCGGCAGGACATCGAGGACGTGCTCGGCTCGCGCCGCAGGCTGCCGCGCCTGAGCCGGCCGCCGCCCAGGCTCAAGGCCAGCTAG
- a CDS encoding IlvD/Edd family dehydratase, with translation MSTIPKKKPGELRSQQWFGRNDRDGFIYRSWMKGKGVPHDQFDGRPVIGICNTFSELTPCNSHFRTLAEQVKIGVYEAGGFPLEFPVMSLGETLLRPTAMLYRNLASMDVEESIRGNPLDGVVLLMGCDKTTPALMMGAASVDLPTIGVSGGPMLSGKWRGQELGSGTGVWQMSEQVRAGTLKLQEFFEAESCMHRSHGHCMTMGTASTMASMVESLGIGLPGNAAYPAVDGRRNVLARQAGRRIVGMVHEDMNMSKILTREAIENAIKVNAAIGGSTNFVIHLLAIAGRMGVELTLDDFDRLAAELPCLVNLQPSGQYLMEDFCYAGGLPVVIKEIADHLHKDVLTVTGQSLWENVKDAENFNPQVIRTQAEPFKDKAGICVLRGNLAPNGAIIKPSAATPELLVHKGRAVVFESAEDLHKRIDDENLDIDEHCVMVLKNCGPKGYPGMAEAGNMPLPPKVLRKGITDMVRISDARMSGTAYGTVVLHTAPEAAAGGPLALVQDGDIVELDVPNRRLQLHVSDEELAKRREKWVAPKAPLDSGYWKLYVDTVLQADQGADLAFLRGRRGSFVPRDNH, from the coding sequence ATGAGCACGATCCCCAAGAAGAAACCCGGCGAACTTCGCAGCCAGCAATGGTTCGGCCGCAACGACCGCGACGGCTTCATCTACAGAAGCTGGATGAAAGGCAAGGGCGTGCCGCACGACCAGTTCGACGGTCGTCCGGTCATCGGCATCTGCAACACGTTCAGCGAACTCACGCCCTGCAACTCGCACTTCCGCACGCTCGCCGAGCAGGTGAAGATCGGCGTGTACGAAGCAGGCGGCTTCCCGCTCGAATTCCCGGTGATGTCGCTCGGCGAAACGCTGCTGCGCCCCACCGCCATGCTGTATCGCAACCTCGCGAGCATGGACGTGGAAGAAAGCATTCGCGGCAACCCGCTCGACGGCGTGGTGCTGCTCATGGGCTGCGACAAGACCACGCCCGCGCTCATGATGGGCGCCGCCAGCGTCGACCTGCCGACCATCGGCGTGTCGGGCGGCCCGATGCTTTCGGGCAAGTGGCGCGGACAGGAGCTCGGCTCGGGCACCGGCGTGTGGCAGATGAGCGAACAGGTGCGTGCCGGCACGCTCAAGCTGCAGGAGTTCTTCGAGGCCGAAAGCTGCATGCACCGCAGCCATGGCCACTGCATGACGATGGGCACCGCGAGCACCATGGCCAGCATGGTCGAGTCGCTGGGCATCGGCCTGCCGGGCAATGCGGCCTACCCCGCCGTGGACGGCCGCCGCAACGTGCTCGCGCGGCAGGCGGGCCGGCGCATCGTGGGCATGGTGCATGAAGACATGAACATGTCGAAGATCCTCACGCGCGAGGCCATCGAGAACGCGATCAAGGTCAACGCGGCCATCGGCGGCTCCACCAACTTCGTGATCCATCTGCTGGCCATTGCGGGCCGCATGGGTGTCGAGCTCACGCTCGACGACTTCGACCGCCTTGCCGCCGAGCTGCCTTGCCTGGTGAACCTGCAGCCGTCGGGCCAGTACCTGATGGAAGACTTCTGCTACGCGGGCGGCCTGCCGGTGGTGATCAAGGAAATCGCCGACCACCTGCACAAGGATGTTCTCACCGTCACCGGCCAGAGCCTGTGGGAGAACGTGAAGGACGCCGAGAACTTCAACCCGCAGGTCATCCGCACCCAGGCCGAGCCCTTCAAGGACAAGGCCGGCATCTGCGTGCTGCGCGGCAACCTCGCGCCCAACGGCGCGATCATCAAGCCCAGCGCGGCCACGCCGGAGCTGCTGGTGCACAAGGGCCGCGCGGTGGTGTTCGAGAGCGCCGAAGACCTGCACAAGCGCATCGACGACGAGAACCTGGACATCGACGAGCACTGCGTCATGGTGCTGAAGAACTGCGGCCCCAAGGGCTACCCCGGCATGGCCGAGGCAGGCAACATGCCGCTGCCGCCGAAGGTGCTGCGCAAGGGCATCACCGACATGGTCCGCATCAGCGACGCACGCATGAGCGGCACGGCCTACGGCACGGTGGTGCTGCACACGGCGCCCGAGGCCGCGGCCGGCGGACCGCTGGCGTTGGTGCAGGACGGCGACATCGTCGAACTCGACGTGCCAAACCGCAGGCTGCAACTGCATGTGAGCGACGAAGAGCTGGCGAAGCGGCGCGAGAAATGGGTTGCGCCCAAGGCACCGCTGGATTCGGGGTACTGGAAGCTGTATGTCGACACGGTGCTGCAGGCCGACCAAGGGGCCGACCTTGCTTTCCTGCGTGGGCGTCGCGGGTCTTTCGTGCCGCGCGACAATCACTAG
- a CDS encoding 2-dehydro-3-deoxygalactonokinase: protein MKRLVAIDWGTSSLRGALLDTDGKVLEERSDARGILTVPEGGFPEVFETLFGDWMRAEGTRCLISGMAGSKQGWVEAPYCACPAGRVEVGRKIIDIHAIPDKRIAIVPGLSDEHDGVPDVMRGEEVQIFGAMSITGLDDGVFVLPGTHNKWATVRKGRVAGFRTYMTGEFYALLSQHSILARTLDAAAPLDEAAFLEGVTRSENGHGLLHNAFGARTLALFERMPKQELASYLSGLLIGEELRTQSLQAVGEVVLIGSPALTQRYTLALRATGVTTRTLGAEATWAGLHAMSGFLDTDRTAAA, encoded by the coding sequence ATGAAGAGACTGGTAGCCATCGACTGGGGCACGAGCTCCCTGCGCGGCGCCTTGCTGGATACCGACGGCAAGGTGCTGGAAGAACGCAGCGACGCGCGCGGCATCCTCACCGTGCCTGAAGGCGGATTTCCCGAAGTCTTCGAGACGCTGTTCGGCGACTGGATGCGAGCCGAAGGCACCCGCTGCCTCATCTCCGGCATGGCCGGCAGCAAGCAGGGCTGGGTCGAGGCGCCCTACTGCGCCTGCCCCGCGGGCCGCGTCGAAGTGGGCCGCAAGATCATCGACATCCACGCCATTCCCGACAAGCGCATTGCGATCGTTCCCGGCCTGAGCGACGAGCATGACGGCGTGCCCGACGTGATGCGCGGCGAGGAAGTGCAGATCTTCGGCGCCATGTCGATCACCGGACTGGACGACGGCGTCTTCGTGCTGCCCGGCACCCACAACAAGTGGGCCACGGTCAGGAAGGGCCGCGTGGCGGGCTTTCGCACCTACATGACGGGCGAGTTCTATGCATTGCTGAGCCAGCACTCGATCCTCGCCCGCACGCTCGACGCCGCTGCGCCGCTCGACGAAGCCGCTTTCCTCGAAGGCGTGACCCGCTCGGAGAACGGCCACGGCCTGCTGCACAACGCCTTCGGCGCGCGCACGCTGGCGCTGTTCGAGCGCATGCCGAAGCAGGAGCTTGCAAGCTATCTCTCTGGCCTGCTGATAGGCGAAGAGCTGCGCACGCAGTCGTTGCAGGCGGTCGGCGAAGTGGTGCTGATCGGCTCGCCCGCCCTCACCCAGCGCTACACGCTCGCGCTGCGCGCCACCGGCGTCACCACGCGCACGCTGGGCGCAGAAGCCACCTGGGCCGGACTGCACGCGATGTCCGGCTTTCTCGACACCGACAGAACTGCAGCCGCATGA